A window of the Cystobacter fuscus genome harbors these coding sequences:
- the xylA gene encoding xylose isomerase translates to MSSSYFADIKPIRYEGPQSDNPLAFRWYDKDRIVLGKRMEDHLRFAVCYWHSFVWTGLDPFGGETFLRPWFTGGSPMELAVRKAEAAFDFLSRLGVPYYCFHDRDVAPEGATPRESLSNFRHLVEHLAAHQQRTGVKLLWGTANLFSHRRYMAGAATNPDPEVFAMAATQVKAAIDATLQLGGENYVLWGGREGYETLLNTDLRQELDQLGRFLNLVVDYKHRIGFKGTILLEPKPREPTKHQYDFDVATVYGFLKRYGLEKEVKVNIEANHATLSGHSFEHELALAQALGIFGSLDMNRGDPQLGWDTDQFPNNLPETAIALYSVLQGGGFTTGGLNFDAKVRRQSIDPTDLFHGHVGAMDLCARALLVAARMIEDDRLAKAVRERYAGWRTSFGRDALEGRLSLEAISERVLSRNEDVTPVSGRQEALENLVNRYI, encoded by the coding sequence ATGAGCAGCAGCTATTTCGCCGATATCAAGCCAATCCGTTATGAGGGGCCCCAAAGCGACAACCCGCTGGCCTTCCGCTGGTACGACAAGGACCGCATCGTGCTTGGCAAGCGCATGGAAGACCATTTGCGGTTCGCCGTGTGTTACTGGCACAGCTTCGTGTGGACAGGGCTGGACCCTTTCGGGGGCGAAACCTTCTTGCGGCCCTGGTTCACCGGCGGGAGCCCCATGGAGCTCGCGGTGCGCAAGGCCGAGGCCGCGTTCGACTTTCTCAGTCGGCTCGGCGTCCCGTACTACTGCTTCCATGACCGCGATGTCGCGCCAGAGGGCGCCACGCCGCGTGAAAGCCTGTCCAACTTCCGTCACCTGGTGGAACACCTTGCCGCACACCAGCAACGCACCGGTGTCAAGTTGCTGTGGGGCACGGCGAACCTCTTCAGCCATCGTCGCTACATGGCGGGGGCCGCCACCAATCCCGACCCGGAGGTGTTCGCCATGGCCGCCACGCAGGTCAAGGCGGCGATCGATGCAACCCTGCAACTGGGCGGCGAGAACTACGTCCTGTGGGGTGGTCGCGAGGGCTACGAAACGCTGCTCAACACGGATCTGCGACAGGAGCTCGACCAGCTCGGGCGTTTCTTGAACCTGGTCGTGGACTACAAGCACCGTATCGGCTTCAAGGGCACGATCCTTCTCGAACCCAAGCCGCGCGAGCCCACCAAGCACCAGTACGACTTCGATGTGGCAACGGTCTACGGCTTCCTGAAGCGCTACGGACTGGAGAAGGAGGTGAAGGTCAACATCGAGGCCAACCATGCGACCTTGTCCGGCCACAGCTTCGAGCACGAGCTCGCCCTGGCACAGGCGCTCGGCATCTTCGGCAGTCTGGACATGAACCGGGGCGATCCACAGCTGGGCTGGGACACCGACCAGTTCCCGAACAACCTGCCCGAAACCGCCATTGCGCTCTACTCGGTGCTGCAGGGTGGCGGCTTTACGACCGGCGGGTTGAACTTCGACGCCAAGGTACGGCGCCAGTCGATCGATCCGACCGACCTGTTCCACGGCCACGTCGGAGCAATGGACCTCTGCGCCCGGGCGCTCCTGGTCGCAGCGCGCATGATCGAGGATGACCGGCTCGCCAAAGCCGTTCGTGAGCGTTACGCCGGCTGGCGGACATCTTTCGGGCGAGACGCGCTCGAGGGTCGCCTCTCACTGGAAGCGATCTCCGAGCGCGTGTTGAGCCGTAATGAAGACGTGACTCCGGTTTCCGGACGGCAGGAGGCGCTGGAAAACCTGGTCAACCGTTACATCTGA
- the xylB gene encoding xylulokinase, translating to MFIGIDLGTSEVKVLLLDRDQRIVATSREPLAVSRPHPLWSEQAPQEWWDATCRALDGLAAAQPEALRAVEAIGLSGQMHGAVVVDAHDRVLRPAILWNDGRSGAECEELMRKAPCLTELAGNLAMPGFTAPKLLWLRRHEPEAFAQIATVLLPKDWLRLQLTGEKVSEMSDAAGTLWLDVARRDWSDELLAACDLRRQQMPTLVEGSEPSGRLLPQWSRRWGIPRTVVVAGGAGDNAASAVGIGSVEPGQGFLSLGTSGVLFVCNDRFRPNPQSAVHAFCHALPRRWHQMSVMLSAASCLTWAARLTGHADVSAFLAHIDSLTPDAMHHAPLFLPYLSGERTPHNDPNASGVLFGLLNEHAAASVAYAVMEGVSFGLRDGLLALQQGGTAVERLSLVGGGARSERWAQLLADVLDLELVTHEGSEAGAALGAARLAWLSVGGDEAAVCRPPPVAQRWRPRAPEHRQYLMQRYERFRALYPALKRLNPR from the coding sequence ATGTTCATCGGCATAGACCTCGGTACCTCTGAAGTGAAGGTGCTGCTGCTGGACCGTGACCAACGGATCGTGGCCACCTCTCGCGAGCCTCTCGCTGTCTCGCGACCGCATCCGCTGTGGTCGGAGCAGGCCCCCCAGGAATGGTGGGACGCGACGTGCCGCGCCCTGGATGGGCTGGCCGCTGCCCAACCGGAGGCCCTGCGCGCTGTCGAAGCCATTGGGTTGTCGGGCCAGATGCACGGCGCAGTGGTGGTTGATGCGCACGACCGGGTGCTGAGGCCGGCCATCCTGTGGAACGACGGACGCAGCGGCGCCGAATGCGAGGAGTTGATGCGCAAAGCGCCGTGCCTTACCGAGCTCGCGGGCAACCTGGCTATGCCAGGGTTCACGGCGCCGAAGTTGCTGTGGCTGAGGCGCCATGAACCCGAGGCATTCGCGCAAATCGCCACCGTCTTGCTGCCAAAGGACTGGCTGCGCCTACAACTGACAGGCGAGAAGGTGAGCGAGATGTCGGACGCCGCGGGGACACTGTGGCTCGACGTTGCCCGTCGCGACTGGTCCGATGAGCTCCTCGCGGCCTGCGACCTGCGCCGGCAGCAGATGCCCACGCTGGTCGAGGGGAGCGAGCCGAGCGGGCGGCTCCTTCCGCAATGGTCCCGTCGTTGGGGCATCCCGCGGACCGTGGTGGTGGCGGGAGGCGCCGGAGACAATGCGGCGAGCGCGGTGGGCATTGGCTCCGTGGAGCCGGGCCAGGGCTTCTTGTCGCTCGGCACTTCGGGCGTGCTCTTCGTCTGCAATGACCGCTTCCGGCCCAACCCGCAGTCGGCCGTCCACGCATTCTGCCATGCGCTCCCGCGGCGCTGGCACCAGATGAGCGTGATGTTGTCGGCCGCCAGTTGCCTCACCTGGGCGGCGAGGCTCACCGGACACGCCGACGTGTCGGCATTCCTCGCACACATCGATTCGCTCACCCCCGACGCGATGCACCATGCGCCGCTCTTCCTTCCGTACCTGTCCGGCGAGCGCACGCCTCACAACGACCCGAATGCCAGTGGCGTGCTGTTTGGTCTGTTGAACGAACACGCAGCGGCGTCGGTGGCGTATGCGGTGATGGAGGGAGTGAGCTTTGGCCTGCGCGATGGCCTGCTCGCCCTGCAGCAGGGTGGCACCGCGGTGGAGCGCTTGTCCTTGGTGGGCGGCGGTGCACGCAGCGAACGCTGGGCGCAACTGCTGGCAGACGTGCTCGACCTCGAGCTTGTGACCCATGAAGGCAGCGAGGCAGGTGCGGCCCTCGGTGCAGCCCGTCTGGCCTGGCTCTCCGTGGGGGGCGACGAGGCAGCGGTGTGCCGCCCTCCCCCCGTGGCGCAACGATGGCGGCCTCGCGCGCCCGAGCATCGGCAGTACCTGATGCAACGCTACGAGCGCTTCCGCGCGCTGTACCCCGCGCTCAAGCGCCTGAACCCCCGTTGA
- a CDS encoding ATP-binding cassette domain-containing protein has protein sequence MIGHDGRRPLVEVRQVTKHFGGVMAVDGVNCDLYAGEVVGLLGHNGAGKSTLIKMLSGVYPPDSGEILVNGRPMRFGSPREARAAGIETIHQTLALADNLDAAANLFLGRELMTPWRTLNTPRMKHEARQIIQRLNPHFTELHKPVRAMSGGQRQTVAIARALYFNARILIMDEPCAALGPAETRMVMDTIRRLKADGIGIFLISHDMPDVFEVCDRVTVMKNGKVVSTERVADLTQDDVLSMIILGRPPQRQHASTLPQVTPTSSAASIGPAWADRAR, from the coding sequence ATGATTGGCCATGATGGTCGCCGGCCCCTGGTCGAAGTTCGCCAGGTCACGAAGCATTTCGGCGGCGTCATGGCCGTCGATGGAGTGAATTGCGACCTCTACGCGGGAGAGGTGGTGGGCCTGCTCGGCCACAACGGGGCCGGCAAGTCGACGCTCATCAAGATGCTGTCCGGCGTGTACCCCCCGGACAGTGGCGAAATCCTCGTCAATGGCCGGCCGATGCGTTTCGGGAGTCCGCGAGAGGCGCGTGCCGCGGGCATCGAAACCATCCACCAGACCCTGGCGCTCGCCGACAACCTCGATGCCGCGGCCAACCTCTTCCTCGGCCGCGAGCTGATGACACCGTGGAGGACCCTGAACACGCCCCGGATGAAGCACGAGGCGCGACAAATCATTCAGCGGCTGAATCCCCATTTCACCGAACTGCACAAGCCGGTGCGCGCGATGTCCGGTGGGCAGCGGCAAACGGTGGCGATCGCGCGAGCGCTCTACTTCAATGCGCGGATTCTGATCATGGACGAACCGTGCGCGGCCCTCGGCCCGGCGGAGACACGCATGGTGATGGATACGATTCGTCGCCTGAAAGCCGATGGTATCGGCATCTTCCTCATCAGCCACGACATGCCGGACGTCTTCGAGGTTTGCGACCGCGTGACCGTGATGAAGAACGGCAAGGTGGTGAGCACCGAGCGTGTGGCGGACCTGACGCAAGACGACGTTCTGAGCATGATCATTCTCGGTCGCCCGCCGCAGCGGCAGCACGCCAGCACGCTCCCCCAGGTGACGCCCACTTCCTCCGCAGCCTCCATTGGGCCCGCATGGGCCGACCGTGCTCGTTGA
- a CDS encoding sugar ABC transporter permease, translated as MQILLRKTGFDPRFSSMVLVLLMVWAVLAALTEGTFLTPRNLYNLSIQTCVTGIMACGMVFLIVARQIDLSVGSLLAFTGMLIAYSQVQWFPPEANWGWLLSIALGVAAGVAVGTFQGWWVAYRQVPAFVVTLAGYLMYRGAAFLVADGQTIAPLHTNYQVLGGGLSGSIGVSWSSALGVLTCIAVVWHRWHARRTSARYGAEQPPLWADVLRVVLQCGAIGAFVAVMNSYVGFDEQQNRVGKGIAVPVLIFIAVVFVMGFIAERTRFGRYVFALGGNPEAALLSGIPTFRVMLYLFMLMGALAALAAMITTARLNSGANSMGQMAELYVIAAAVIGGTSLAGGVGSIAGCVVGALLIQSLDNGMVLMDVSSAKRQIFIGLVLIAAVWFDVVYNRRSNR; from the coding sequence ATGCAAATCCTTCTCCGCAAGACGGGCTTTGACCCGCGCTTCAGTTCAATGGTCCTGGTGCTGCTCATGGTCTGGGCCGTCCTGGCGGCTCTGACCGAAGGCACCTTCCTCACGCCGCGCAATCTCTACAACCTGTCAATCCAAACATGTGTGACCGGCATCATGGCCTGCGGCATGGTGTTCCTGATCGTAGCCCGGCAGATCGACCTGTCCGTGGGTTCGCTGCTCGCCTTTACCGGCATGTTGATTGCTTACAGCCAGGTGCAGTGGTTTCCTCCGGAAGCCAACTGGGGCTGGCTGCTGAGCATCGCGCTCGGCGTGGCGGCGGGCGTCGCCGTCGGGACCTTTCAGGGGTGGTGGGTCGCCTATCGCCAGGTGCCTGCCTTCGTCGTCACGTTGGCCGGCTACCTGATGTATCGCGGTGCGGCCTTCCTCGTCGCTGACGGGCAGACCATCGCGCCGCTGCATACCAACTACCAGGTCCTCGGTGGCGGCCTGTCCGGTTCGATCGGCGTGAGTTGGAGTTCGGCATTGGGCGTGCTCACCTGCATCGCCGTTGTCTGGCATCGCTGGCACGCGCGTCGCACGAGCGCCCGCTACGGCGCCGAACAGCCCCCGCTGTGGGCCGACGTGCTGCGGGTGGTGTTGCAATGCGGCGCGATTGGAGCGTTCGTCGCGGTGATGAACAGCTATGTCGGCTTCGATGAACAGCAGAACCGGGTAGGAAAAGGGATCGCGGTGCCGGTCCTCATCTTCATCGCCGTCGTGTTCGTGATGGGCTTCATCGCCGAGCGCACCCGTTTCGGACGCTACGTGTTCGCACTGGGCGGCAATCCGGAAGCCGCGTTGCTCTCGGGCATACCGACGTTCCGCGTGATGCTCTACCTCTTCATGCTCATGGGTGCGCTCGCCGCACTGGCAGCGATGATCACGACGGCGCGCCTGAATTCGGGGGCGAATTCGATGGGGCAGATGGCGGAGCTGTACGTGATTGCCGCGGCGGTGATCGGCGGCACCTCGCTCGCGGGCGGCGTGGGCTCGATCGCGGGTTGCGTGGTGGGGGCGCTGCTGATCCAGAGCCTGGACAACGGCATGGTGCTCATGGATGTCTCCAGCGCGAAGCGGCAGATCTTCATCGGCCTGGTGCTCATTGCCGCGGTGTGGTTCGACGTGGTCTACAACCGACGGAGCAATCGATGA